Proteins encoded together in one Camelina sativa cultivar DH55 chromosome 9, Cs, whole genome shotgun sequence window:
- the LOC104711838 gene encoding probable thionin-2.4: protein MEGKTLVLSVLVMSLFMAQIQVDAKSCCPSTTARNIYNTCRFAGGSRPVCASASGCKIINSGKCPNGYTHDILENTGDAVNEYCKLGCVSSVCGALTTLQNSDASEIVNVAVEKCANACLTVCTKGSMIAVETA from the exons ATGGAAGGAAAAACTTTGGTCCTAAGTGTGCTCGTGATGAGTCTGTTTATGGCACAAATTCAAGTTGACGCCAAGAGCTGCTGTCCATCCACCACTGCTAGAAATATCTATAATACTTGCCGCTTTGCAGGAGGTTCAAGGCCAGTATGTGCAAGCGCTAGTGGCTGCAAAATTATTAACAGTGGCAAATGTCCTAACGGATATACCCATGACATTCTCGAAAACACTG GTGATGCTGTTAATGAATACTGCAAGTTGGGCTGTGTATCCTCTGTGTGCGGTGCCTTAACCACTCTCCAGAACTCCg ATGCAAGTGAAATCGTGAATGTAGCGGTTGAAAAATGTGCCAACGCATGTTTGACAGTCTGCACCAAGGGCTCGATGATTGCAGTTGAAACCGCCTAG